A region of Beijerinckia sp. 28-YEA-48 DNA encodes the following proteins:
- a CDS encoding ABC transporter substrate-binding protein, whose amino-acid sequence MTNRRQLIKASAALAATAVTGFPGIVRGQARESLTIMTPFGFIPDFIELMNGVSGGHFAAQGLDAKLLGGQGTSQPIQQLITRQVDFIRASGIDVMRAVATTKTPLVSIATMYQGSTFHMISLKSKPIEKAEDLKGKTVGIVSVSGTTDVFLDLILAKAGLKKDDVKREVSGNSPGAVQLIKQGRIDCFIASIQVVVALERLKEEVIAWSTDRYAPMPGQCYVTTRQIIEARPEVLKRAMTAMRASAEEIMTQPLRPIFERAAKNFEIPGIRDIEALVAVEKVTADRLWLSEGRENLLRNVPKLWRSGVDALRSNNIGDPGEPETLYTNQFLS is encoded by the coding sequence ATGACCAACCGCCGCCAATTGATCAAGGCTTCCGCAGCGCTTGCGGCGACCGCCGTGACCGGCTTTCCGGGCATCGTGCGCGGCCAGGCGCGCGAATCCCTGACGATCATGACGCCGTTTGGTTTCATTCCCGACTTTATCGAGCTGATGAATGGGGTTTCCGGCGGCCACTTCGCCGCCCAGGGCCTCGACGCTAAATTGCTCGGTGGACAAGGCACGTCGCAGCCGATCCAGCAGCTCATCACCCGGCAGGTTGATTTCATTCGCGCCTCCGGCATCGACGTCATGCGCGCCGTCGCGACGACGAAGACACCGCTCGTCTCCATCGCGACCATGTATCAAGGCTCGACCTTCCACATGATCAGCCTCAAGTCCAAGCCGATCGAGAAGGCCGAGGATTTGAAAGGCAAAACCGTCGGCATCGTCTCCGTCTCCGGCACGACCGATGTGTTTCTCGATCTCATCCTGGCGAAGGCCGGCCTGAAGAAGGATGACGTCAAGCGCGAGGTCTCCGGCAACAGCCCCGGCGCGGTGCAGCTGATCAAACAGGGCCGCATCGACTGTTTCATCGCCTCGATCCAGGTGGTGGTGGCTCTGGAGCGGTTGAAGGAAGAGGTGATCGCCTGGTCGACCGACCGCTACGCGCCAATGCCTGGCCAGTGCTACGTCACCACCCGCCAGATCATCGAAGCGCGGCCGGAGGTGCTCAAGCGCGCCATGACGGCCATGCGCGCCTCGGCCGAGGAGATCATGACCCAGCCGCTGCGGCCGATTTTCGAGCGCGCCGCCAAGAATTTTGAGATTCCGGGCATCCGCGACATCGAGGCCCTGGTGGCGGTGGAGAAGGTGACGGCGGACCGGCTCTGGCTATCGGAAGGCCGGGAGAACCTGCTGCGCAACGTGCCCAAGCTTTGGCGGAGCGGCGTCGATGCCTTGCGGTCCAATAATATCGGTGATCCCGGCGAGCCGGAGACCCTCTACACGAACCAATTCCTATCCTGA
- the leuC gene encoding 3-isopropylmalate dehydratase large subunit: MNSRAPRTIIDKIWDAHTIVQRDDGDCLLWVDRHFVHEGSHHGFAYTKARGVPVARPDLTFAMADHYVPTRAGAVQPDDTRRMIRQLQDNAALHGITCFGEGHPQQGIAHVVAPELGITLPGLLIVCGDSHTSTHGALGAYAFGIGASEVAHVLMTQTIWQSRPKRMRLRIEGKLAPGLTAKDMALSIIARIGTGYAQGCAIEYAGSAVRDLSIEGRLTLCNMSIESGSRLGLIAPDDVTFAWLRGRPYAPQGEAFDAAVADWRQLASDDEAVFDREIVLDASDIAPTATWGTSPEHAAAITARIPDPTLEADPTKAEALRDALAYMDLKPGMALTDIPIDRVFIGSCTNSRIEDLRAAAAILAGRHAIVPGLVSPGSGTVKRQAEEEGLDRIFTDAGLEWGGPGCSMCVGMNGDEVPSGERCASTTNRNFKGRQGKGSRTHLMSPAMVAAAAVTGHLTDPRLLTRGRQP, translated from the coding sequence ATGAACAGCCGCGCGCCACGCACCATTATCGACAAAATCTGGGATGCCCACACCATCGTCCAGCGCGACGATGGCGATTGCCTGCTCTGGGTCGACCGCCATTTCGTCCACGAGGGCTCCCATCACGGTTTCGCCTATACCAAGGCGCGCGGCGTGCCGGTGGCGCGACCCGACCTGACATTCGCCATGGCCGACCATTACGTGCCGACGCGGGCCGGTGCGGTGCAGCCCGACGATACGCGCCGGATGATCCGGCAGTTGCAGGACAATGCGGCGCTGCACGGCATCACCTGTTTTGGCGAGGGCCACCCACAGCAAGGCATCGCCCATGTGGTGGCGCCCGAGCTCGGCATCACCCTGCCCGGCCTGCTCATCGTCTGCGGCGACAGCCACACATCGACCCATGGCGCTCTCGGCGCCTATGCGTTTGGCATCGGCGCCTCGGAAGTGGCGCACGTGCTGATGACGCAGACCATCTGGCAATCGCGGCCGAAGCGCATGCGGTTGCGGATCGAGGGTAAGTTGGCGCCGGGCCTGACAGCCAAGGACATGGCCCTGTCGATCATCGCGCGCATCGGCACCGGCTATGCGCAAGGCTGCGCCATCGAATATGCTGGCAGCGCCGTGCGCGACCTATCGATCGAAGGGCGGTTGACCCTGTGCAACATGTCGATTGAGTCCGGCTCTCGCCTCGGCCTGATCGCGCCTGACGATGTCACCTTCGCCTGGCTGCGCGGACGCCCCTATGCGCCGCAGGGGGAAGCTTTCGACGCGGCCGTCGCCGATTGGCGTCAACTGGCGAGCGACGACGAGGCCGTCTTCGACCGCGAAATCGTGCTCGATGCCAGCGACATCGCGCCAACAGCGACCTGGGGCACGAGCCCCGAACATGCCGCCGCTATCACCGCGCGCATTCCCGATCCGACGCTGGAAGCGGACCCGACGAAGGCCGAGGCCCTGCGCGATGCGCTGGCCTATATGGACCTGAAGCCCGGCATGGCGCTGACCGACATCCCGATCGACCGCGTCTTCATCGGCTCCTGCACCAACAGCCGCATCGAGGATCTGCGCGCCGCCGCCGCCATTCTGGCGGGCCGACATGCCATCGTGCCAGGCCTGGTGTCACCGGGCTCGGGCACCGTCAAACGGCAAGCGGAAGAGGAAGGGCTCGACCGCATCTTCACCGATGCGGGGCTTGAATGGGGCGGCCCCGGCTGTTCGATGTGCGTTGGCATGAACGGCGACGAGGTGCCCTCCGGCGAGCGCTGCGCTTCAACCACCAATCGCAATTTCAAAGGCCGCCAGGGCAAGGGCAGCCGCACCCATCTGATGTCGCCCGCCATGGTCGCTGCCGCCGCCGTGACCGGGCATCTCACTGACCCACGACTTTTGACGAGAGGGCGCCAGCCATGA
- the leuD gene encoding 3-isopropylmalate dehydratase small subunit, translating to MKPFTTLDASACPLGLTNVDTDQLIPARFMQTPRSAGYGQFLFHDLRRNSDGKLRQDFPLNDPRYATCGIVIARKNFGCGSSREAGVYVLVDQGITCVIAPSFGDIFAANSIKNGLLPAVLSEADIELLLNEPTVIEGRGIRVDLERQQIVAGNRVFDFAIRADWKKQLFNGWDDVDMTRSYAAQIKTFNAADSKSRPWAQPAKQG from the coding sequence ATGAAGCCCTTCACCACGCTCGACGCCTCCGCCTGCCCGCTCGGCCTGACCAATGTCGATACCGATCAGCTGATCCCGGCGCGCTTCATGCAGACGCCACGCTCGGCCGGTTATGGGCAATTCCTGTTTCATGACCTGCGCCGCAATAGCGACGGCAAACTGCGGCAAGATTTTCCGTTGAACGACCCGCGCTATGCCACCTGCGGCATTGTCATCGCGCGCAAGAATTTCGGCTGTGGCTCATCGCGCGAAGCTGGCGTCTATGTGCTGGTGGACCAGGGCATCACCTGCGTCATCGCGCCGAGCTTCGGCGACATCTTCGCCGCCAATTCGATCAAGAACGGTCTGTTGCCGGCGGTGTTGAGCGAAGCCGATATCGAGCTGCTACTCAACGAACCGACCGTGATCGAGGGGCGCGGTATCCGTGTCGATCTCGAACGCCAGCAGATCGTCGCCGGCAATCGCGTCTTTGATTTCGCCATTCGCGCCGACTGGAAGAAGCAGCTGTTCAATGGCTGGGACGATGTCGACATGACCCGCTCCTATGCGGCGCAGATCAAGACTTTCAATGCTGCCGACAGCAAGTCGCGGCCTTGGGCACAGCCGGCGAAACAGGGTTAG
- a CDS encoding NAD(P)/FAD-dependent oxidoreductase, translating to MKADSEVIVVGGGPVGLCTALLLARSGITVRIFEAEGQVNEDLRASTFHPPTLDMLEQLDVTKELLAQGLICPDWQVRLHPTGERAVFDLSVLAPYTGHPYRLQVEQWKLSQVLLAKLQAEPNAKIEFGARVESVTENGDHVEVRVEMAGGNETFRAPFAVGADGSRSLVRRTMGMSFEGETYPEITLLVTTQFPFEDHLEGLSNVSYCWKKGGNFSLLKVPGRWRVSIYPREDLPIEEQLGDKMLRQSMDDILPRGDAWELGEKRDYRVHQRIVPRYYNGRLALAGDAAHLNSPSGGMGLNGGLHDAFELARALKDMLHGGAPLERLDLYDRRRRPIARDQILAQADRNRARMREKDQDRRLEMLHDLQKIVADREQLTDYLLKSSMIDGLRQSAAIN from the coding sequence GTGAAAGCTGATAGCGAAGTTATCGTCGTGGGGGGCGGGCCTGTTGGATTGTGCACGGCGCTGCTGCTTGCCCGTTCCGGCATCACAGTGCGGATTTTCGAGGCAGAGGGCCAGGTCAATGAGGATCTGCGTGCGTCGACCTTCCATCCGCCGACGCTGGACATGCTGGAACAGCTCGATGTGACGAAAGAGCTTCTGGCGCAGGGCTTGATCTGCCCGGACTGGCAGGTCCGCCTGCACCCAACTGGCGAGCGCGCTGTTTTCGATCTATCGGTTCTTGCGCCTTACACGGGCCATCCCTACCGCCTGCAGGTTGAGCAGTGGAAGCTGTCGCAAGTGCTGTTGGCGAAGCTGCAGGCAGAGCCCAATGCGAAAATCGAGTTTGGCGCACGTGTCGAAAGCGTCACTGAGAATGGCGATCATGTCGAGGTGCGCGTGGAGATGGCGGGCGGCAACGAAACGTTCCGCGCGCCCTTCGCTGTCGGTGCCGATGGTTCGCGCAGTCTGGTGCGCCGGACGATGGGGATGAGTTTCGAGGGCGAAACGTATCCGGAGATCACGTTGCTCGTCACCACGCAATTCCCCTTCGAGGATCATCTCGAAGGGCTGTCGAACGTCAGCTATTGCTGGAAGAAGGGGGGCAATTTCAGCCTGCTGAAAGTGCCGGGCCGCTGGCGTGTCTCGATCTACCCGCGCGAAGATCTGCCGATCGAGGAACAGCTCGGCGATAAGATGCTGCGCCAGAGCATGGACGATATCCTGCCGCGCGGTGATGCCTGGGAGCTGGGCGAGAAGCGCGACTATCGCGTCCATCAGCGCATTGTGCCGCGCTATTACAACGGTCGCCTGGCGCTTGCAGGCGATGCGGCCCATCTCAATTCACCGTCCGGCGGCATGGGCCTGAATGGCGGCCTGCACGATGCCTTCGAACTCGCTCGCGCCTTGAAGGACATGCTGCATGGTGGCGCGCCGCTGGAACGGCTCGATCTCTACGATCGCCGTCGCCGCCCGATCGCGCGCGATCAGATCCTGGCCCAGGCCGACCGCAACCGCGCCCGCATGCGCGAGAAGGATCAGGACCGGCGCCTCGAAATGCTGCACGATTTGCAGAAGATCGTCGCCGATCGCGAACAGCTCACCGATTATCTGCTGAAGTCCTCGATGATCGACGGCTTGCGTCAATCGGCGGCGATCAACTGA